The proteins below are encoded in one region of Silene latifolia isolate original U9 population chromosome 2, ASM4854445v1, whole genome shotgun sequence:
- the LOC141640864 gene encoding protein FAR1-RELATED SEQUENCE 5-like translates to MLNSDDQTLTMIDNNADNQTTMNSGIEINTTNATTFSTPTVASETGENTIHNLGLRYTPGGSEEWNRMVENGFKPALGLMFVKLEEAIEFYNLYAVACGFIPRKYTQTRFRDGLIDKKSMVCNRHGFKEDRKKFKPVVEFENTEEKKNRKRSVEPKKTKITRFGCKAKIRFCAVFNDLKELIGYAIDTFYEGHNHRLCSLKEREFQKNVRTLNLYMKQTIVNNCKLNIGATKTFRILAEQSNGYANIGASLTEFKNFKRNIKCYIGEKDADMILDYLKALSESQDGFYYAYQVDEDNCLAKLFWANAQARMNYSLFRDTITFDPTYGTNKYHMAFTPFTGVDNHKNR, encoded by the exons ATGCTGAATTCAGACGATCAAACGCTTACTATGATTGATAATAATGCTGATAATCAAACAACGATGAATTCAG GCATTGAAATTAATACTACCAATGCAACAACTTTTTCTACACCTACTGTTGCGTCTGAAACAGGAGAAAATACTATCCATAATCTGGGATTGAGATATACTCCAGGTGGCAGTGAGGAGTGGAATAGGATGGTAGAAAATGGTTTCAAACCTGCTCTGGGATTAATGTTTGTAAAGCTGGAGGAGGCAATAGAGTTTTACAATTTATATGCTGTGGCTTGTGGTTTCATACCAAGAAAGTACACACAAACAAGATTCCGTGATGGTTTGATAGACAAAAAATCAATGGTCTGCAACAGACATGGATTCAAAGAGGATCGCAAAAAAttcaaacctgttgttgaatttgAAAACACAGAAGAGAAAAAAAATAGGAAAAGGTCTGTAGagccaaagaaaacaaaaataacaagatttGGTTGCAAGGCAAAAATACGGTTTTGTGCTGTATTCAATGACCTTAAGGAGCTAATAGGGTATGCTATTGATACGTTTTATGAAGGTCATAATCACAGACTCTGCTCACTCAAAGAACGGGAATTCCAGAAAAACGTAAGAACACTTAACCTTTACATGAAGCAgacaattgttaacaattgtaAACTCAACATCGGGGCTACCAAGACTTTTAGAATTCTGGCCGAACAATCAAATGGGTATGCAAACATAGGTGCATCTCTCACAGAATTCAAGAACTTCaaaagaaatattaaatgttatatagGTGAGAAGGATGCTGACATGATTCTCGATTATTTAAAGGCACTTTCTGAATCACAAGATGGCTTTTACTATGCTTACCAAGTTGATGAGGATAATTGTTTGGCTAAACTCTTTTGGGCAAATGCACAAGCAAGAATGAATTATTCCTTGTTTAGGGACACCATCACCTTTGATCCTACTTACGGTACTAACAAGTACCACATGGCGTTCACCCCATTCACTGGTGTTGACAACCACAAAAATCGGTGA